One segment of Cynocephalus volans isolate mCynVol1 chromosome 8, mCynVol1.pri, whole genome shotgun sequence DNA contains the following:
- the SYF2 gene encoding pre-mRNA-splicing factor SYF2 isoform X1: protein MAAATEAEEVSATATSQRVLWVPVGSVEEGSDRLAEELAAQKREQRLRKFRELHLKRNEARKLNHQEVVEEDKRLKLPANWEAKKARLEWELQEEQKKKECAARGEDYEKMKLLEISAEDAERWERKKKRKNPDLGFSDYAAAQLRQYHRLTKQIKPNMEAYERLREKHGEEFFPTSNSLLHGTHVPSTEEIDRMVIDLEKQIEKRDKYSRRRPYNDDADIDYINERNAKFNKKAERFYGKYTAEIKQNLERGTAV from the exons ATGGCGGCTGCGACTGAAGCCGAGGAGGTGAGTGCCACGGCCACTTCCCAGAGAGTTTTGTGG GTGCCAGTTGGTAGCGTGGAGGAGGGGTCTGACCGGCTGGCGGAGGAACTGGCCGCCCAGAAGCGCGAACAGAGACTGCGCAAATTTCGGGAGCTGCATCTGAAGCGG AATGAAGCTCGTAAATTGAATCACCAGGAAGTTGTGGAAGAAGATAAAAGACTTAAGTTACCTGCAAACTGGGAAGCCAAAAAAGCTCGTTTGGAATGGGAACTAcaggaagaacaaaagaaaaag gaatgtgCAGCAAGAGGGGAAGACTATGAGAAAATGAAGTTGCTAGAGATCAGTGCAGAAGATGCAGAAAGatgggagaggaaaaagaagaggaaaaacccTGATCTGGGATTTTCTG ATTATGCTGCTGCCCAGTTACGCCAATATCATCGGTTGACTAAGCAGATCAAACCTAACATGGAAGCGTATGAGAGGCTGAGAGAAAAACA tgGAGAAGAGTTTTTCCCAACATCCAACAGTCTTCTTCATGGAACACATGTGCCTTCCACAGAGGAAATTGATAGGATGGTCATAGATCTGGAAAAaca aATTGAAAAACGAGACAAATATAGCCGGAGACGTCCTTATAATGATGATGCGGATATTGACTACATTAATGAAAGGAATGCCAAATTCAACAAGAAAGCAGAAAGATTCTATGGGAAATATACAGctgaaattaaacagaatttgGAAAGAGGAACAGCTGTTTAA
- the SYF2 gene encoding pre-mRNA-splicing factor SYF2 isoform X2, whose translation MAAATEAEEVPVGSVEEGSDRLAEELAAQKREQRLRKFRELHLKRNEARKLNHQEVVEEDKRLKLPANWEAKKARLEWELQEEQKKKECAARGEDYEKMKLLEISAEDAERWERKKKRKNPDLGFSDYAAAQLRQYHRLTKQIKPNMEAYERLREKHGEEFFPTSNSLLHGTHVPSTEEIDRMVIDLEKQIEKRDKYSRRRPYNDDADIDYINERNAKFNKKAERFYGKYTAEIKQNLERGTAV comes from the exons ATGGCGGCTGCGACTGAAGCCGAGGAG GTGCCAGTTGGTAGCGTGGAGGAGGGGTCTGACCGGCTGGCGGAGGAACTGGCCGCCCAGAAGCGCGAACAGAGACTGCGCAAATTTCGGGAGCTGCATCTGAAGCGG AATGAAGCTCGTAAATTGAATCACCAGGAAGTTGTGGAAGAAGATAAAAGACTTAAGTTACCTGCAAACTGGGAAGCCAAAAAAGCTCGTTTGGAATGGGAACTAcaggaagaacaaaagaaaaag gaatgtgCAGCAAGAGGGGAAGACTATGAGAAAATGAAGTTGCTAGAGATCAGTGCAGAAGATGCAGAAAGatgggagaggaaaaagaagaggaaaaacccTGATCTGGGATTTTCTG ATTATGCTGCTGCCCAGTTACGCCAATATCATCGGTTGACTAAGCAGATCAAACCTAACATGGAAGCGTATGAGAGGCTGAGAGAAAAACA tgGAGAAGAGTTTTTCCCAACATCCAACAGTCTTCTTCATGGAACACATGTGCCTTCCACAGAGGAAATTGATAGGATGGTCATAGATCTGGAAAAaca aATTGAAAAACGAGACAAATATAGCCGGAGACGTCCTTATAATGATGATGCGGATATTGACTACATTAATGAAAGGAATGCCAAATTCAACAAGAAAGCAGAAAGATTCTATGGGAAATATACAGctgaaattaaacagaatttgGAAAGAGGAACAGCTGTTTAA